One part of the Anopheles coustani chromosome 2, idAnoCousDA_361_x.2, whole genome shotgun sequence genome encodes these proteins:
- the LOC131264710 gene encoding transformer-2 protein homolog beta-like: MPGCLGIFGMSPNTMKKDLMGLFSYYGPINYIKLIYDAKTNVSRGYSFIYFKYANDAWQAQRSLNGTVLDGRKVRIDFCTAKPDKGRTDRRKRSPSAAASTSVDHGRPR, from the coding sequence ATGCCCGGCTGTCTGGGCATTTTCGGCATGAGCCCGAATACGATGAAGAAAGACTTAATGGGCCTTTTTTCGTATTACGGTCCTATCAATTACATCAAGCTGATCTACGATGCGAAGACGAACGTGTCACGCGGATATTCCTTCATATACTTCAAGTACGCGAACGACGCTTGGCAGGCTCAGCGCAGTCTCAATGGCACCGTGCTGGATGGGCGCAAGGTACGCATCGATTTCTGTACCGCCAAGCCTGACAAGGGCCGTACCGATCGTCGTAAACGTTCCCCGTCTGCCGCTGCCTCGACCAGCGTCGACCACGGTCGACCACGGTGA